In Chryseobacterium oranimense, a single window of DNA contains:
- a CDS encoding TonB-dependent receptor → MTRLSALFFILTAPFFFSQKKDTAVLLSEVKIDAYKKPASFMASTKSVAVVSENLLEMNPPERLLEAVNQIAGARMEERSPASYRISIRGSTLRSPFGVRNIKVYLDDFILSDASGNTYFNVIPPRLIDRMEVYKGPESGDYGAVTGGTVLLQTRRADHLSAGISIGSYGTFEQSLDVAQRKGKHFFELFQNYYQTDSYREQSAVKRQQLYLKDHFTYAPGASLNAILLLSNLDYETPGGLTLKQMEYDRKQARPSAGGLSGAKEQHAGIRNKMVLAGVSHETSISTHFSHFLLVQGSYVDFKNPFITNFENRFERNFALRTHFNFEKNWNNISLAWRLGFEGGTQNILVKNYNNNKGIQGNPQNFDQLKNNSGFYFLSQKLDFNERLFTDISVSLNSNSYKWERIYPVSEEGKVKFKNQWLPNIGITYLLGKGFSVRGKAGKGNSAPTSEEIRSSNQEFNADLVPEYGWNKEIGIRKEFGNTVFIEGSYFDFRMKDAIVRRQNESGQEYFANQGNIAQKGVEILLESKSFNLKNDLFSSFKFRLSGSFYDFKFKNYKQLDNDFSENEVTGVPKTSVSSLFNFVFFKKLSIDYSHYYTSKMPLNDANSVWSASSLVGNIRLGFPIQIDRAQLNVHLQVQNLYNTEYVSGFDINAFGNRFYNPAAKRNFMFGANVEF, encoded by the coding sequence ATGACGAGATTATCAGCATTATTTTTTATTCTCACTGCACCGTTTTTCTTTTCACAGAAAAAGGATACTGCCGTTCTGCTATCTGAGGTGAAAATTGATGCCTACAAGAAGCCGGCTTCCTTTATGGCATCTACAAAATCCGTGGCAGTTGTTTCTGAAAACCTTCTGGAAATGAATCCTCCGGAAAGACTATTGGAAGCCGTTAATCAGATAGCAGGAGCCAGAATGGAAGAACGTTCTCCGGCCAGCTACAGGATATCAATACGGGGAAGTACCCTGAGATCTCCCTTTGGAGTACGGAATATCAAAGTTTATCTTGATGATTTCATTTTGTCGGATGCCTCAGGCAATACTTATTTTAATGTGATTCCCCCTAGGCTTATTGACAGGATGGAAGTCTATAAAGGTCCGGAAAGTGGAGATTACGGTGCTGTCACAGGTGGAACGGTGCTTTTGCAGACCAGAAGGGCTGATCATTTATCTGCCGGAATTTCAATAGGAAGTTATGGGACTTTTGAGCAAAGTTTAGACGTTGCCCAGCGGAAAGGAAAACATTTTTTTGAGCTTTTTCAAAATTATTATCAGACAGATTCTTACCGTGAGCAATCGGCCGTAAAGAGGCAGCAGCTCTATCTTAAAGATCATTTTACATATGCTCCCGGAGCTTCACTCAATGCAATCCTGCTGCTTTCTAATCTGGATTATGAAACTCCGGGCGGATTAACCCTAAAACAGATGGAGTATGACAGGAAACAGGCCAGACCCTCTGCCGGTGGCCTTTCAGGCGCAAAGGAACAACATGCGGGAATCCGTAATAAAATGGTTTTAGCAGGAGTTTCGCATGAGACTTCTATTAGTACACATTTTTCACATTTTCTTTTAGTGCAGGGCTCTTATGTAGATTTTAAGAATCCTTTCATCACGAATTTTGAAAACAGGTTTGAAAGGAATTTTGCATTAAGGACTCATTTTAATTTTGAAAAAAACTGGAATAATATATCCCTTGCATGGAGATTAGGGTTTGAGGGAGGAACTCAGAATATTCTGGTTAAAAATTACAACAATAATAAAGGAATACAGGGAAATCCTCAGAATTTCGATCAGTTAAAAAATAATTCAGGCTTTTACTTTCTGTCACAGAAACTGGATTTTAATGAAAGGCTTTTTACCGATATTTCGGTAAGCTTAAACTCGAATTCTTACAAATGGGAGAGAATCTATCCGGTTTCAGAAGAGGGCAAGGTGAAATTTAAAAATCAGTGGCTTCCGAACATTGGGATTACTTATCTGCTGGGAAAGGGCTTTTCGGTAAGAGGAAAAGCGGGAAAAGGAAATTCAGCTCCTACAAGTGAAGAGATCCGGTCTTCCAATCAGGAATTTAATGCTGATCTTGTCCCTGAATACGGCTGGAACAAAGAGATTGGTATAAGGAAAGAGTTTGGAAATACTGTTTTTATTGAAGGAAGCTACTTCGATTTCAGGATGAAAGATGCCATCGTACGGAGACAAAATGAAAGCGGGCAGGAGTATTTTGCCAATCAGGGAAATATTGCCCAAAAAGGAGTGGAGATTCTTTTGGAGTCTAAAAGCTTTAATCTTAAAAATGACCTGTTCAGCAGCTTTAAGTTCCGGCTGTCCGGAAGTTTTTATGATTTTAAATTCAAAAATTACAAACAGCTGGATAATGATTTTTCAGAAAATGAAGTGACAGGGGTCCCGAAAACATCGGTAAGCAGTTTATTTAATTTTGTTTTTTTTAAAAAGCTTAGTATAGATTACTCTCACTACTACACCTCAAAAATGCCTCTGAATGATGCCAATTCTGTATGGTCAGCATCAAGCTTGGTAGGAAATATCCGGTTGGGATTCCCGATACAGATTGACCGTGCCCAGCTAAATGTGCATCTGCAGGTTCAGAACCTTTACAACACCGAGTACGTTTCCGGTTTTGATATCAATGCTTTTGGAAACCGGTTTTACAATCCTGCTGCAAAAAGGAACTTTATGTTCGGGGCAAATGTTGAATTTTAA
- a CDS encoding YpdA family putative bacillithiol disulfide reductase has protein sequence MEILDILIIGGGPIGLNCALEAQKNNLTYLIIEKGTIVNSLYHYPLYMRFFSSAEKLEIDGIPFISTAPKPGRQEALEYYQGIARQKELNINLYEKVLKVSKTGNIFDIETSKGGYKAKNVIISTGFYDIPNLMNITGENHPKVKHYYTEPYPYAKQKVVVVGSSNSAVDAALETYRKGADVTMIIRHSGISENVKYWVKPDIENRIAEGSIKAYFNSEMVEITENTVVFKDGNSEVREIENDFVLALTGYLPDFEFLRNSGIELQGDCLNPLYHPETMETNVPGLYLAGVVCGGKDTHLWFIENSRVHAQMIVGNILSR, from the coding sequence ATGGAAATTTTAGACATCCTCATCATCGGAGGCGGACCTATCGGTCTCAACTGTGCTCTTGAAGCTCAGAAAAATAACCTGACTTACCTGATCATAGAAAAAGGAACCATCGTGAATTCCTTATATCATTATCCTTTATACATGCGTTTTTTTTCATCAGCAGAAAAACTGGAAATAGATGGCATTCCCTTCATTTCAACGGCTCCTAAACCCGGAAGGCAGGAGGCTCTTGAGTATTACCAGGGGATTGCCCGCCAAAAAGAACTGAATATCAATCTGTATGAAAAGGTTCTGAAGGTTTCCAAAACCGGTAACATCTTTGACATTGAAACCTCAAAAGGCGGATATAAAGCAAAAAATGTGATTATCTCCACAGGATTTTATGACATTCCGAATCTGATGAATATTACCGGAGAAAACCATCCGAAGGTAAAACATTACTATACAGAACCCTATCCTTACGCCAAGCAGAAAGTAGTTGTAGTAGGATCAAGCAACTCTGCAGTGGATGCAGCCCTGGAAACCTACCGGAAAGGTGCGGATGTAACGATGATCATCCGCCACTCCGGAATTTCAGAAAATGTGAAATACTGGGTAAAACCGGATATCGAAAACAGGATTGCAGAAGGAAGCATTAAAGCATATTTTAATTCAGAAATGGTGGAAATCACTGAAAATACAGTTGTTTTCAAAGATGGTAATAGTGAAGTCAGGGAAATTGAGAATGATTTTGTTCTGGCACTTACAGGTTATCTTCCCGATTTCGAATTTTTAAGAAATTCAGGAATAGAACTGCAGGGGGACTGTCTGAATCCGCTGTATCATCCTGAAACCATGGAAACCAACGTCCCAGGTTTGTATCTGGCCGGTGTGGTCTGCGGAGGAAAAGACACCCACCTTTGGTTTATAGAAAACTCACGTGTTCATGCACAGATGATCGTGGGCAATATACTTTCCAGGTAA
- a CDS encoding glycosyl transferase family 1: MEHKKILIITYYWPPAGGPGVQRWLKFAKYLPEFGWKPVIYTPENPSYPLLDESLLKDIPQNLEIVKTKIWEPYQLAEKLNKSNKKFKAGQFDVGKNQSWKSKLSIWVRGNFFIPDARVFWVKPSVKFLEQYLKENKIDVVVTSGPPHSLHMIGLGLKEKFPNLKWIADFRDPWTEISYYKHLKLTKSSDRKHRQLESAVFKKADITLATSYTDADNFRKAGANAVCITNGFDESDASTPLSVTELKTEERKSKSFTLSYIGVLEQLRNPENLWKVLDELIRENKEFADAFTLKFAGRVDDKILHSIESSALKEHILNLGYIPHDKAVEEMANSCLLLITNFPNESSKGIIPGKIFEYLATGKQIISFGPDKADVSRILSETGAGKHFSYEDSQTVKEFILHKFELWKQGSLLENTQNIEQFSRKNLTEKLTEILR, translated from the coding sequence ATGGAACATAAAAAAATACTGATTATCACCTATTACTGGCCTCCTGCGGGAGGTCCTGGTGTTCAGAGATGGCTTAAGTTTGCCAAATATCTGCCGGAATTCGGTTGGAAACCTGTGATCTACACCCCGGAAAACCCAAGTTATCCCTTACTCGATGAGAGTCTTCTGAAAGATATTCCTCAAAATTTAGAGATCGTAAAAACCAAAATATGGGAGCCTTACCAGCTGGCTGAAAAGCTTAATAAAAGCAACAAAAAATTCAAAGCCGGACAGTTTGATGTGGGCAAAAACCAAAGCTGGAAATCTAAGCTTTCGATTTGGGTAAGAGGAAATTTCTTCATTCCGGATGCAAGGGTATTTTGGGTAAAACCTTCCGTTAAATTTTTAGAACAGTATTTAAAAGAAAACAAAATAGATGTGGTGGTAACTTCCGGGCCACCCCATTCTCTTCACATGATCGGTCTTGGACTGAAAGAAAAATTTCCCAACCTGAAATGGATTGCCGATTTCCGTGATCCGTGGACTGAAATTTCCTATTATAAACATTTAAAGCTTACAAAAAGCTCGGACAGAAAACACCGTCAGCTTGAAAGTGCCGTTTTCAAAAAGGCTGATATTACATTGGCTACCAGCTATACGGACGCAGATAATTTCAGGAAAGCAGGAGCTAATGCAGTTTGCATTACGAATGGATTTGATGAAAGTGACGCTTCGACTCCGCTCAGCGTGACAGAGTTAAAAACAGAAGAGCGTAAGAGTAAAAGTTTTACTTTAAGTTATATCGGGGTTCTTGAACAGTTAAGAAACCCTGAAAACCTTTGGAAGGTATTGGATGAACTGATCAGGGAAAATAAAGAGTTTGCAGATGCTTTTACACTGAAGTTTGCAGGAAGAGTGGATGATAAAATTCTTCATTCCATTGAAAGTTCGGCTTTAAAAGAGCACATCCTGAATCTGGGCTATATTCCCCATGATAAAGCGGTAGAAGAAATGGCCAATTCATGTCTTTTACTGATTACCAATTTTCCGAATGAATCTTCTAAAGGCATTATTCCCGGAAAAATATTTGAATATCTCGCCACCGGAAAGCAGATCATTTCTTTTGGACCGGATAAAGCGGATGTCTCGAGAATACTTTCTGAAACGGGAGCAGGAAAGCATTTCAGCTACGAAGATTCTCAGACAGTTAAAGAATTCATCCTTCATAAATTTGAGCTATGGAAACAAGGAAGCCTTCTTGAAAACACTCAGAATATTGAACAGTTCTCAAGAAAAAATTTAACCGAAAAGCTTACCGAAATTCTACGCTAA
- a CDS encoding YfhO family protein encodes MAKNKNLIYIAISLVVFIVLAFLYSTPVFSGKQLFQHDIVQYRGGAKELLDYRADTGNETYWSDSMFGGMPTYQMGSQFKGDIIKKIDSNLNFLPRPVNYLFLLFAGFFFLGMVAVRNWKYALLGATFFGLSTYFYIIIAAGHNGKVNTIEYFAPLLAGILLVYIRKNYIWGFITTTLFMGLQIAANHPQMTYYLFLALGFLFLSELIRAIQKKTPMKHFLISSAIIAASCAIGVGMNSQRIMANSEYIKETVRGKQILTNDSHTSGQSGLDKTSILMWSYGKLETLNLFIPRLMGGGSQEPEAKEMMNRVQELIQENVGSQAEMDRISKGFNGVTYWGDQPGTSGPAYQGAVVCFLALLGFFFAWKKYRYWILGASVLTVLLAWGSNFMPLSDFFIDYVPFYSKFRAPSSILVVVELLLPLIAIIGIYRFFTDEKLTEEYKKKTLLYVSGGTLGLLLILLIFGKSFLGFYTEGEKTYFPPFLLDYLTEERFKLFRIDAIKALIYVAITAAALFMTMKKKLSQNIALIIIGAVSLFDLWTVNKRYLNDANYVDKVFAENPFQTESSDLLAEKVQGNPNLESILANVNVNKTLETIAERDKTHYRIFNNILGTFSETNTSYFKSSIGGYHAVKLRRYDDVINEYFQIMDSVKVPNVLNLLNAKYWVMGGPEQPQAMPNPKANGNAWFVSDLKFVNTPDEEIKSIGVIDSKKTAVIAASDKSYFNSKPVQADSSAFINLTKYQPNELEFKSQSKTPQLAVFSEIYYPHGWKMFVDEKEVPYIKADYLLRAVHVPAGNHNIRMVFEPEVIEKGKWLSLLCFGLFIALSAFGIFWMNKNKKKEQPVEKTA; translated from the coding sequence ATGGCTAAAAATAAAAACTTAATTTATATTGCAATTTCATTAGTTGTATTTATAGTTTTAGCATTTTTATACTCCACCCCTGTTTTTTCAGGGAAACAGCTTTTTCAACACGATATCGTACAGTACAGAGGAGGTGCCAAAGAGCTTCTGGACTACAGAGCCGATACCGGAAACGAAACCTACTGGAGTGATTCCATGTTTGGCGGGATGCCCACTTATCAGATGGGAAGCCAGTTCAAAGGTGATATCATCAAAAAGATAGACAGTAACCTGAACTTCCTGCCAAGACCTGTTAATTATCTTTTCCTTCTTTTTGCAGGATTTTTCTTCCTTGGAATGGTAGCCGTTAGAAACTGGAAGTATGCACTGCTGGGCGCCACTTTCTTCGGATTATCCACTTATTTTTATATCATTATTGCGGCCGGGCACAATGGTAAAGTAAATACCATTGAATATTTTGCACCGCTGCTTGCCGGAATTCTGTTGGTTTATATCAGGAAAAACTATATCTGGGGATTTATTACCACTACCCTGTTTATGGGGCTTCAGATTGCGGCTAACCACCCGCAGATGACCTATTACCTGTTTCTGGCGTTAGGATTTTTATTCCTTTCCGAATTAATCAGGGCGATCCAGAAAAAAACTCCGATGAAGCATTTCCTTATTTCATCCGCCATCATTGCAGCTTCGTGTGCAATTGGTGTCGGGATGAACTCCCAAAGGATTATGGCCAATTCCGAATACATTAAAGAAACGGTACGTGGAAAACAGATTTTAACGAACGACAGCCATACTTCAGGACAGTCGGGGCTGGATAAAACCAGCATCCTGATGTGGAGCTACGGAAAACTTGAAACCCTCAATCTTTTCATTCCAAGGCTAATGGGTGGCGGAAGCCAGGAACCGGAAGCTAAAGAAATGATGAACAGGGTTCAGGAACTTATCCAGGAAAATGTAGGATCACAGGCCGAAATGGACAGAATTTCAAAAGGATTCAATGGGGTAACCTACTGGGGAGACCAGCCCGGAACTTCGGGTCCTGCCTATCAGGGAGCTGTTGTATGTTTCCTTGCTTTATTAGGCTTCTTTTTTGCCTGGAAAAAATACCGTTACTGGATCCTTGGAGCATCTGTTTTAACTGTTTTGCTGGCATGGGGAAGCAACTTTATGCCGCTGTCTGATTTCTTTATCGACTACGTTCCTTTTTATAGCAAATTCAGGGCACCATCCTCTATATTGGTCGTAGTAGAGTTATTGTTGCCGTTAATCGCCATTATAGGGATCTACAGGTTCTTTACAGATGAAAAATTAACCGAGGAATACAAAAAGAAAACCCTTCTGTATGTAAGCGGAGGAACTTTAGGACTGTTACTGATTCTTCTGATTTTTGGAAAATCATTCCTTGGCTTTTATACAGAAGGCGAAAAAACCTATTTTCCGCCTTTCCTTCTGGATTATCTTACTGAAGAAAGATTCAAACTATTTAGAATCGATGCTATCAAAGCTCTGATTTATGTCGCTATAACGGCAGCTGCCCTTTTTATGACCATGAAAAAGAAGCTGAGCCAGAATATTGCTCTCATCATCATTGGAGCGGTCAGTTTATTTGATCTCTGGACGGTAAACAAGCGTTATCTGAATGATGCCAACTATGTAGACAAAGTTTTTGCTGAAAACCCGTTCCAGACAGAAAGTTCAGATCTTCTGGCTGAAAAGGTTCAGGGAAACCCGAATTTAGAATCTATTTTAGCCAATGTCAACGTTAATAAAACACTTGAAACTATTGCTGAAAGAGACAAGACCCACTACAGGATTTTCAATAATATTTTAGGAACATTCAGCGAAACCAATACGTCTTATTTCAAATCTTCAATCGGAGGTTATCATGCCGTAAAACTGAGAAGATATGATGACGTAATCAATGAATATTTCCAGATCATGGACTCTGTAAAAGTGCCGAATGTCCTTAATCTCCTTAATGCAAAATACTGGGTAATGGGCGGTCCGGAACAGCCACAGGCTATGCCGAATCCTAAAGCCAACGGAAATGCATGGTTTGTAAGCGACCTGAAATTCGTCAATACGCCTGACGAAGAAATAAAATCTATTGGAGTGATTGACAGTAAGAAAACAGCTGTCATTGCCGCATCAGACAAGTCATACTTCAACAGCAAACCTGTACAGGCAGATTCTTCAGCATTTATTAACCTGACGAAATACCAGCCAAACGAACTGGAATTTAAATCCCAGTCAAAAACACCTCAGCTTGCTGTATTTTCCGAAATCTACTATCCTCACGGCTGGAAAATGTTTGTAGACGAAAAAGAAGTTCCTTACATCAAAGCAGATTATCTTCTGCGTGCCGTACATGTTCCTGCAGGAAACCACAACATCAGAATGGTTTTTGAACCTGAGGTGATTGAAAAAGGTAAATGGCTGTCGCTGCTATGCTTTGGATTATTTATAGCACTGAGTGCATTCGGGATCTTCTGGATGAATAAGAATAAGAAAAAAGAGCAGCCTGTTGAAAAAACTGCCTAA
- a CDS encoding DUF6263 family protein, translating into MKNVAAAMLISSIALISCKKETATITKVDPKTGKTVTVEVPADSVAKVAENTAIKDSAGVFTQTFKLEKGKTYPLTTYQRDVKTMEDPQGKTITATSESTDEMNITVNDIKGNVYDMTLNLVGKRNSQSAQGKTVIVDTKQAIPKEDDLKMIWNINKALTSNKLNMKMDTKGNVISITGFDAVYAKVTAAVGTLLKDANQKASVVASLKETFNEKVLKDQLNKNLTIIPKKGVKIGEKWSTSENADPSGSIKVNSNYVLKSVGNGTAEISVTGGIPKKTEKKTQGPITHSLSSELSQNGTIKFDQSTGWIANQNIDVKTTQIETISDGKQSQSMKSTSKSSVMVNPSSK; encoded by the coding sequence ATGAAAAACGTAGCAGCAGCAATGCTTATCTCATCTATAGCCCTTATATCTTGTAAAAAAGAAACGGCAACCATCACGAAAGTAGATCCTAAAACAGGAAAGACAGTTACTGTAGAAGTTCCTGCCGATTCCGTTGCTAAAGTAGCGGAAAACACTGCTATTAAAGATTCTGCGGGAGTTTTCACCCAGACATTCAAGCTGGAAAAAGGTAAGACCTACCCTCTTACCACTTACCAGAGAGATGTAAAAACAATGGAAGACCCTCAGGGAAAAACAATCACAGCTACCAGCGAATCTACGGATGAAATGAATATCACAGTCAATGATATCAAAGGTAATGTGTATGACATGACCCTTAATCTTGTAGGTAAAAGAAACTCTCAAAGTGCCCAGGGAAAAACCGTGATCGTGGATACAAAACAGGCTATTCCGAAAGAAGACGACCTGAAAATGATCTGGAATATCAATAAAGCGCTTACCAGCAATAAGCTTAACATGAAAATGGACACTAAAGGAAATGTGATCTCCATTACAGGTTTTGATGCTGTTTATGCTAAAGTTACAGCAGCCGTAGGAACACTTCTCAAAGATGCCAACCAGAAAGCCAGCGTTGTAGCCAGCCTTAAAGAAACTTTCAATGAAAAAGTGCTGAAAGACCAGCTGAATAAAAATTTAACGATTATTCCTAAAAAAGGAGTGAAAATCGGTGAAAAATGGAGTACTTCTGAAAATGCCGACCCAAGCGGAAGCATTAAGGTAAATTCAAACTATGTATTGAAAAGCGTAGGAAACGGTACTGCGGAAATCTCCGTAACAGGAGGAATTCCTAAAAAAACGGAAAAGAAAACGCAGGGACCTATTACCCACAGCCTTAGCAGCGAGCTTTCCCAGAACGGAACCATTAAGTTTGACCAAAGTACAGGATGGATCGCCAACCAGAACATCGATGTAAAAACTACACAGATCGAGACTATTTCAGACGGAAAGCAGTCGCAGTCTATGAAAAGTACATCCAAATCTTCTGTAATGGTAAATCCTTCTTCAAAATAA
- the rlmB gene encoding 23S rRNA (guanosine(2251)-2'-O)-methyltransferase RlmB, protein MKDDFIFGLRPVIEAIEAGKTIDKIFVQNALQGPIYAELKTILAKNKIRPNYVPIEKLNRFTRKNHQGVVAFISDVPFHRVEDIVPQLFEEGKTPFLLILDRLTDVRNFGAICRTAECVGVDAIILPEKGAAPINSDAIKTSAGALYNIKICKEPNLAHAVDFLQQSGISVFAATEKAQKLIYDVNFTEPCAIVMGNEETGISKEVMHHSDEKIKLPIEGKTQSLNVSVACGAILYEAVRQKMTAAPNL, encoded by the coding sequence ATGAAAGACGATTTTATTTTCGGGCTGCGTCCCGTAATTGAAGCTATAGAAGCAGGAAAAACGATTGACAAGATCTTTGTGCAGAATGCACTGCAAGGTCCTATTTATGCTGAGCTGAAAACGATTTTAGCTAAAAATAAAATTCGTCCCAATTATGTTCCTATTGAAAAGCTGAACCGTTTTACAAGGAAAAACCATCAGGGTGTAGTTGCCTTTATTTCAGATGTTCCTTTTCACAGAGTGGAAGATATTGTCCCACAGTTATTTGAAGAAGGAAAAACACCTTTTCTACTGATCCTGGACAGGCTTACAGATGTGAGAAACTTTGGAGCAATCTGCAGAACAGCAGAATGTGTCGGCGTAGATGCTATTATTCTTCCTGAAAAAGGTGCAGCACCGATCAATTCAGATGCGATCAAAACATCTGCCGGAGCACTGTATAATATTAAGATCTGTAAAGAACCGAATCTTGCCCACGCAGTAGATTTCCTTCAGCAAAGCGGTATTTCAGTATTTGCAGCTACCGAGAAGGCCCAAAAACTGATCTATGATGTAAATTTCACAGAGCCTTGCGCTATCGTAATGGGTAATGAGGAAACCGGAATTTCTAAGGAAGTAATGCATCATTCGGACGAAAAAATAAAGCTTCCTATTGAAGGAAAAACACAGTCACTCAACGTTTCTGTAGCATGTGGAGCCATCCTTTATGAAGCGGTAAGACAGAAAATGACAGCAGCTCCCAATCTTTAA
- a CDS encoding DinB family protein → MNYHFQAHRQVRKNLLSILQNTSHEDLLLIPDGFNNNIYWNIAHTVATQQLLHYYLSGNPFRIDKYWIETYKKGTLPNLNVQKSEVEDLEFLLTETSKILMKDYDSDFFSDYTPYTTSFGMDLKSIQDAIIFNNMHESLHYGYIMAQKRAILGENGR, encoded by the coding sequence ATGAATTATCATTTTCAAGCACACAGACAAGTGAGAAAGAACCTTTTAAGTATTCTGCAGAACACTTCCCATGAAGATCTTCTGCTGATTCCTGACGGTTTCAACAACAATATATACTGGAATATTGCCCATACAGTGGCTACCCAGCAGCTGCTGCATTATTATCTGAGCGGAAATCCTTTCAGAATTGATAAATATTGGATCGAAACCTACAAAAAAGGTACTCTTCCTAATCTGAACGTACAAAAATCTGAAGTAGAGGATCTTGAGTTTTTACTCACTGAAACTTCAAAGATTTTGATGAAGGATTATGACAGCGATTTCTTTTCAGATTACACACCCTACACGACAAGTTTCGGGATGGACCTGAAAAGCATCCAGGACGCCATCATCTTCAATAATATGCATGAAAGCTTACATTACGGCTACATCATGGCACAGAAAAGAGCAATACTCGGAGAGAACGGGAGATAA
- a CDS encoding peptide-N-glycosidase F-related protein — translation MYQKLLFLSILFAGLMKSQTTNRMNLISDAVYYDGYAATVSNPVPTGLIRLSNTRYTRKLTDAELNSFKAKIAMRVTIGALCDNYDRLGSVYLTMVPKNQPTYTIDDANVKRIEVGRYITPFMSKNRSPLEVPYTYNLSNLYSIFHDTALRTAYDMYMELDVFGVPYAAQTQVAGCAGRIDVFSGSLTFFSTDTGATPTDYNAVVPILSYNRLNNYNSTDVPGETVRIVSFNLPNTVTNANFFVISTPHGANSGGEEYVRRQNYTYIDDVQMLTYTPGGISCEPFRVYNTQGNGIYGATPKSLTEWTSWNNWCPGNSVPVRGFTMPSIAGGNHTLKHTIPTAVFNQQQGDVYLSVYMQGKSNAALDVKDIKTVDVSIYPNPSSDFVNIRSKADVASISLFSIDGKKLAETHGENRIDISAYSTGVYFLNIVLKDGITFKHKIIKK, via the coding sequence ATGTATCAAAAACTACTTTTTCTGAGTATCCTTTTTGCAGGCCTTATGAAATCACAGACGACCAACAGAATGAATCTGATTTCAGATGCAGTTTATTACGACGGGTATGCAGCCACAGTATCGAATCCGGTTCCTACAGGTCTCATCAGACTATCAAATACCAGATATACAAGGAAACTTACAGACGCTGAGCTCAACTCTTTTAAAGCTAAAATAGCCATGAGAGTAACCATAGGCGCTCTGTGTGATAATTACGACCGTTTGGGAAGTGTTTATTTAACCATGGTACCCAAAAATCAGCCTACTTATACCATTGACGATGCCAATGTGAAAAGAATCGAAGTGGGCAGGTATATTACTCCCTTCATGAGTAAAAACCGTTCGCCCCTGGAGGTTCCTTATACATATAATTTAAGCAACCTGTACAGCATATTCCATGATACTGCTTTGCGTACCGCCTATGACATGTATATGGAGCTGGATGTTTTTGGTGTTCCTTATGCAGCTCAGACTCAGGTGGCCGGATGTGCAGGCAGAATTGATGTTTTTTCAGGGTCCCTTACTTTCTTTTCCACAGATACAGGGGCTACTCCTACAGATTACAATGCGGTTGTTCCTATTTTAAGCTATAACAGATTAAATAATTATAACAGCACTGATGTTCCGGGTGAAACTGTAAGAATTGTCAGTTTCAATCTTCCCAATACCGTTACCAACGCTAATTTTTTCGTCATCTCAACTCCTCATGGAGCCAACAGTGGCGGTGAAGAATATGTCAGAAGGCAGAACTACACCTATATAGATGATGTACAAATGCTTACCTATACTCCCGGAGGAATTTCCTGTGAACCTTTCAGGGTTTACAATACGCAAGGCAATGGAATTTACGGAGCAACCCCAAAATCACTTACAGAATGGACTTCCTGGAATAACTGGTGCCCGGGGAATTCAGTTCCTGTCAGAGGATTTACAATGCCGAGTATCGCGGGCGGAAATCACACGTTGAAACATACGATACCCACCGCAGTTTTCAACCAGCAGCAAGGCGATGTGTATTTATCAGTTTACATGCAGGGAAAAAGCAATGCCGCTCTGGATGTAAAAGATATTAAGACTGTAGATGTAAGCATATATCCCAATCCCTCTTCTGATTTTGTCAATATCAGATCCAAAGCGGATGTAGCCTCAATAAGTCTTTTCAGCATAGATGGAAAAAAACTGGCTGAAACTCATGGAGAAAACAGGATAGATATTTCAGCTTACAGCACAGGCGTTTATTTTCTGAATATTGTGCTGAAGGATGGGATAACGTTTAAACATAAGATTATTAAAAAATAA